A region from the Cygnus olor isolate bCygOlo1 chromosome 24, bCygOlo1.pri.v2, whole genome shotgun sequence genome encodes:
- the SLC45A3 gene encoding solute carrier family 45 member 3, with translation MAHRAWLSTLLHSRRAQLLLVNSLTFGLEVCLAAGITYVPPLLLEVGVEEKFMTMVLGIGPVLGLVFVPLIGSASDHWHSSYGRRRPFIWMLCLGVLLSLFVIPHASSLASLFALNTRPLEIAFLILGIGLLDFCGQVCFTPLEALLSDLFQEPDNCRQAFSMYAFMISLGGCIGYLLPAIDWGGSFLAPYLGGQETCLFSLLAVIFLGCVLATLFVTEEAATQADALDGAALKDALPKPSPPACCSCQLSKSLLQARHMVQALRNLCTLLPRLHSLYCRIPRVIRRLFVAELCSWMALMTFMLFYTDFVGEGLYHGVPRAKPGTDARRHYDEGVRMGSLGLFLQCVTSIFFSTIMDRMVKCFGTRAVYLASVVFFPAAAFVMCLSHSVIVVTISAALTGFTFSALQILPYTLASLYHHEKQVFLHKYKSKEEEGTARLDKKSAFPKSLSSQKLTYQNGHAGGLYSSSSSSSSPPPAASSALCVSSSCDVSLMMMVGEPDSVAPGRGICLDLAILDSAFLLSQVVPSLFMGSIVQFTQSVTAYMVSAAGFGLVAIYFATKVVFDKSDMAKYSL, from the exons ATGGCACACAGAGCGTGGCTCAGCACGCTGCTGCACAGCCGCAgggcccagctcctgctggtcAACTCCCTGACGTTTGGCCTCGAGGTCTGCCTGGCTGCCGGCATCACCTACGTGCCTCCGCTGCTGCTGGAAGTGGGCGTCGAGGAGAAGTTCATGACCATGGTTTTGG GGATAGGACCTGTCCTTGGCCTGGTTTTTGTCCCACTGATCGGATCTGCCAGTGACCACTGGCACAGCAGCTACGGCCGAAGGCGGCCTTTCATCTGGATGCTGTGCCTGGGAGTCCTGCTGAGCCTCTTCGTGATCCCGCACGCCAGCAGCCTGGCCAGCCTGTTTGCCCTCAACACTCGCCCGCTGGAGATCGCCTTCCTCATCCTGGGCATCGGGTTACTGGATTTCTGCGGCCAGGTCTGCTTCACCCCGCTCGAGGCCCTGCTCTCGGACCTCTTCCAGGAGCCCGACAACTGCCGCCAGGCCTTCTCCATGTACGCCTTCATGATCAGCCTCGGGGGCTGCATTGGCTACCTGCTGCCAGCCATTGACTGGGGGGGCAGCTTTCTGGCCCCGTACCTGGGAGGGCAGGAGACGTGCCTCTTCAGCCTCCTGGCTGTCATTTTCCTTGGCTGTGTGCTGGCCACGCTCTTTGTGACTGAAGAGGCAGCCACCCAGGCAGATGCCCTGGACGGCGCAGCACTGAAGGATGCTCTTCCTAagccctcccctcctgcctgctgctcttgCCAGCTCTCCAAGAGCCTCCTGCAGGCCAGGCACATGGTGCAGGCCCTCAGAAACCTCTGCACGCTGCTGCCGCGGCTTCACAGCCTCTACTGCCGCATCCCCAGGGTCATCCGGCGCCTGTTCGTGGCCgagctctgcagctggatgGCACTCATGACTTTCATGCTGTTCTACACGGACTTTGTTGGGGAAGGGCTGTACCATGGTGTCCCCAGAGCCAAGCCGGGCACAGACGCCAGACGCCACTACGATGAAG GTGTCCGGATGGGTAGTTTGGGCCTCTTCCTGCAGTGCGTCACGTCCATCTTCTTTTCGACAATCATGGACCGGATGGTGAAGTGCTTTGGGACGCGGGCGGTCTACCTGGCCAGCGTGGTGTTCTTCCCCGCGGCTGCCTTCGTCATGTGCCTTTCCCACAGCGTCATCGTTGTGACCATCTCGGCTGCTCTCACGGGCTTCACCTTCTCTGCACTCCAGATCCTGCCATACACGCTGGCATCGCTCTATCATCATGAAAAACAG gTATTTTTGCATAAATACAAGAGCAAAGAGGAGGAAGGTACGGCTCGACTGGACAAGAAATCGGCCTTCCCTAAAAGCCTTTCTAGCCAGAAGCTGACTTACCAGAATGGACATGCTGGGGGCCtctactcctcctcctcctcctcctcctctcctcctccggctgccagctcagctctgtgcGTCAGCTCCTCCTGCGACGTCTCGCTGATGATGATGGTGGGAGAACCGGACTCGGTGGCTCCTGGCCGAGGGATCTGCCTGGACCTGGCCATTTTGGACagtgctttccttctctctcaggTTGTCCCCTCCCTCTTCATGGGGTCCATCGTCCAGTTTACGCAGTCGGTGACTGCCTACATGGTGTCGGCTGCTGGCTTTGGCCTGGTGGCGATTTACTTTGCAACCAAAGTTGTCTTTGATAAGAGTGACATGGCCAAGTATTCATTGTGA